In the genome of Sphingopyxis sp. YF1, the window GCGCGCGCCGCATTCGCAAGCTATTTCGACCGGCAGGAAAACCTCGACGATCCCGATGTGCTGGAAGCGGTGGCGACAGCCGAGGGGCTCGACGGCGCGGCGCTGCGCGCTGCTGCGGCGGGCGACACGGCCAAGGCGCGGCTGCGGACCAACACCGAAGAGGTTGTCGCGCGCGGCGGCTATGGCTCGCCGACGATCTTCGTCGACGCCACCGACATGTATTTCGGTAACGACCAACTGCCGCTCGTCGAGGCGGCGCTCAAAAGGACCCGTGAATGAAGGACCGCATTTCGATTACTCTGCTGGACAATGGCATCGCCGACGTCCGGCTGATCCGCGCCGACAAGATGAACGCGCTCGACGGCGCGATGTGGGAAGCGCTGGCCGAGGCGATCGACCAGCTCAAGGCCACGCCGGGGCTGCGCGTCGTCGTGCTCTCGGGCGAGGGACGCGCTTTCTGCGCCGGACTCGACCTGTCGAGCCTCAGCGCCGATCGCGATCCGGGCGCGAGCAGTGCGGGCGGGACGCTGTCCGATCGTACGCGCGGCGTATCGAACAAGGCCCAATATGCGGCCTGGGGCTGGCGCGAACTGCCGGTGCCGGTGATCGCGGCGGTGCACGGGGTTGCCTTCGGTGCGGGCAGCCAGATCATGGCCGCCGCCGACATTCGCATCGTCCATCCCGACACGCGCATCGCGATCATGGAAATGCGCTGGGGGCTCGTCCCCGACGTCGCGGGGATGGCGCTGTGGCGCACACAGGTCGCCGACGATGTGCTGCGCGAGATGATCTACACCAACCGCGAATTCAACGGGTCGGAAGCGAAGCTGCTCGGCTTTGCGACGCATGTGTCCGACGATCCGCACGCCCGCGCGATGGAACTGGCCGCGGTGATCGCGAACAAGAATCCGCACGCGATCCGCGGCGCCAAGCGGCTGTGCAACATGCTCGCCGACGCCAGCGACGCCGAAATCCTGCAGGCCGAGAGCGACGAACAGGTCAAGGTCATCCGTACCCCGAACCAGATCGAGGCGGTGATGGCGGGGATGGAAAAGCGCGCGCCGAAATTCGCCGACTAGGATGGAACGCCTGACGCCGGGCGCGCCGTGTCGCGCCGGGCGTCAGGCGGGTTCGTCGACCTTCTCGAAATCGTCGAGCCTGTTCAGCGCCTCGCGGGCGATCGCATGCATCTTGGCCGCATTGACTGCCATGCCGTCTGAGGCGTGACCCGAAAGCTCGTCGATGGTGAAGGCGACGCGCGTCCGGTCGGGCGCCAGTTCCTCGAAGGTGAATTTGAGCCCGGTGCTGAGCGCGCCGTCGTCCTCGCTGTAGAGGATGTGGGTTTCGCGCGGGATGTCCATCGTGACCGCAAGCTTTACC includes:
- a CDS encoding crotonase/enoyl-CoA hydratase family protein; the protein is MKDRISITLLDNGIADVRLIRADKMNALDGAMWEALAEAIDQLKATPGLRVVVLSGEGRAFCAGLDLSSLSADRDPGASSAGGTLSDRTRGVSNKAQYAAWGWRELPVPVIAAVHGVAFGAGSQIMAAADIRIVHPDTRIAIMEMRWGLVPDVAGMALWRTQVADDVLREMIYTNREFNGSEAKLLGFATHVSDDPHARAMELAAVIANKNPHAIRGAKRLCNMLADASDAEILQAESDEQVKVIRTPNQIEAVMAGMEKRAPKFAD